GTAATCAATAGTTTCAATCAATTCACCGTTTGAGTGATAGCCAATAATTGTATCTTGTAAGATCTTTCTTACAGCATACTCGCCTTGATCTAAATATAATGCTCCAATGAATGATTCAAAAATATCTTCTAAAATTTTTGGAGATAAAGCTGTTGATTTAACACCAAAGCCAACTTTTACATAATCAACTAATCCTAATTGTTTAGCTGCTTTAATTAAAGTTTTTGACTGAATAATCTTAATTCGATCTTTAGTCATTTCTCCTTCGGTTGAATCTGCTTGGTTAAATAAATATTCAGCCACAACCTTGTTTATGATCGCATCACCCAAGAATTCTAAACGTTGATAGTTATAATCTAACTTTCTTTCATTTGAATAAGAATTATGAGTTAATGCTTGTTCATAAATTGCTGTTTTATCCGTAGTTATCTTAAATTTCTTTAATAATAAGTTGATGTCATCTGGCTCTTCTTTTGCATAAAAAACATCCTCTTGTTCATCAATACCTTTGTTATTAAATTCGTTAAGATTATCTTGTTTTAAATCATCATAAATAACTGGATAATTATCTTTGATGTAATTAGCAATCTTACCAATTTCTTGATCAGTAATGCTTTGTTGATTATTAAAAATACGATCAACTTTTTTATTAACAAATGTAGGAGATTGATTAGATATTTTTTGTTTTAGGATGTCAGATTTTGTATCACCTGAGTTAGTTTCACTCATTTGAACATATTTTTTAAAGCGATTTAAATAAAAATCTTGACTTGGATTTTCTGGATCTAATCTAAAAGCGTTAATTTTCTTTTTATTAACAACATTTGATTGAATTGCTTCATCTTTAATTTCAATAGTTACTTCTTCATTTTGAATTGCTTCTGGAACATCAAAATATTTCGGAGTATCAGCAATTATTTCATCTTTAATTTCTACTGTTGCTGTTTTATTTTTACTACCAGGTTTTCTTCCTCTTCTTGGTTTAACTTGAACTGTTGATTGATCTTCGTTTTTATCAATTTTTACCGTGTATTTTTCATTTTTTTCATTTAAATCTACAACGTTATTTTCAACAGTTTTTACTTCATTAATTTGTTGAGATTGATCTGATAAATTATCTTGGATTCCGTTATTAGTAATTAAGTTTTGATCTTTTCTTAATTCAGCAACACCTCTAGGTTTTAAGCGATAAGTTCTCTTAACTCTTGAAATAGTATTAGCATCATTTTGATTTAAATTAAGATCAACTGGTGTTTCGTTATTATTCTTTGTAAACTTTCTTTTATAAACACGATTTGTTCTATTAAATTGTTTATTGTCCTGGTTAGTATTTAATTCGTTATTAGTTTGTGAATTTAAAGCACCACCAATTAAACCATTAGTTTTTTGAACTTCGTAACTTTTCTTAATTAATGAATTAATCGGATTAATATAGCCAACATTTATATTTGTTGGTGATTGTTCGTTGTTATATTGATTTCTTTTAATTCTCTTGCGATGATAATATCCTGCTCTTTTTTTATTTTTATCATCAGTTGCGAATTTAGAATCTTTTTTAGTAACTCTAACTTTGTTTTTGTTATTTGTTTTTAAATCGTTTTTATTGGTAGTTGCAACCCTAATCTTCTTAGCTTCTTGAGCGTGAAGTTCTTGCATTTTTTTACGATATTCTGGATCGTTTAAAGGAACTGGTTTATAAGTATGTTTTCTACCTGTTTGGCCTAGTTGGTGTAAAAACTTATTTGATGTTGATAACATCGGGAATAGTCTTGGAACTGGACGATCTTCTCTTGGTGAATTATCAACTTTTTTATCTCTATTTTTTTTAGTTTTTATTCCATTAAATTGTCTTTTCTTTTTAATGTATTTTCTTGGCTTTTTTTGCGTATTTTCTTTATTATTTTCCATAAATATAAAATCAAACTAAATTATCAAAAAAATATAAATTTTATAAATTTAGCAATTAATCTAATTCAAAAAAATTAATTAAATCTTGATTGATTTTTTCAATTAGGTTATTTATTAAACTTTCGTGAGCTAAACGAATTGTTGAATAAAATTGTTTAGCATCGGCTGAACCATGTGTTTTTAATACAAGTTGTTTTAAACCTAAAACAATGGCACCTGCGTTATTTTTATAATCAAATGTTTTAGTTATTTGATAAATAACATTAGCTGAGAATAATGCTCCCAGTGGGTTAATTTTATAATTTTTCTTTAAAATTTTTGCAACTGATTTTAAAGCACCTTCTAAAGATTTTAAAACCAAGTTACCTGAATAACCATCACTAACTAATAAATCGCACTCACCATCAATTAAGCCGCGAGGTTCAACAAACCCCTTAAAGTTAATTGATTGATCGTTTTCTAACAGCTCATGCGCTTCTTTGTGATAATCAAAACCTTTTAGTTTTTCAGTACCAATATTTAAAAGCCCAACAAGTGGTTGATATTTTAAAACATTGACGATGAAAGTATTAGCCATCTTGGCTAAATAATAAAGCTCTTGACCACTAAATTCTTTATTAGCACCAACATCTAAGAAATAAAATCCTTTTTTAGTTGTCGTTGGCACATATGACATAAAACCAACTTTAACTTTTTCATGGATCTTATTAATCATGTTGTAAGTTAATGCCACATAAGCAGATGAAGAACCTGCTGAAACAATGGTATCAACCTCTTTGTTTTTTAATAATTCAATTGTTAAATACATTGAACTATCTTTTTTACGATAAGCACTAAAAACTGAATCATGCATCGTAACAAAATTAGTTGTATGAACAATTCTGTATTTTAAAAACTTTTTGTTTTTAATCAGTGGCTCAATTTGGTTTTGATCACCTACTAAAACAAAGAATAAATCTGGATGTTTTTTAGCGTATTTAATAACGGCTTTGACTGCTTCACTAACTGGGTTTTCAAACCCCATACAATCAACGGCGATTTTAAACATTATTGAACACCTACATAATATTGATATATCTTTTGTGATCCGTTAATCGCTTCACAATAAATACCAAATTTTTCTGAGATCAATTTAACAATGGTTCTAACTTCTGCACTTGAAGTATTCTTACCATGAATAATTAAAACTAATTCTGGTTTCTTAACTTCTTTGATTAGTTTTTCAACTGTATCTAATAAACACTTGTAGATGTCACGATCACTAACAACAATTTTCTTGTTAATGATTCCAATGAAGTCATCTTTTTTAACATTTAATCAGTTATATTTAATGTTTTTAACTGAAGTTGAAATGCAAGCAGAACCTGTTGATTTGATGATTTTGTTTAATACTTTAATGTTATTTTTTAAAGTATCAGCACGCATATAACCACTAATTGCACTTAATGATTCAATGAAGTTTTGGCAGATCACCAATTCACAATTAATGTATTTTTTAATTTGAGCAATTGCTTCTTTAGCAGCCAGCGCTAGGTTTGTATCATCAATAACGATAATAACGTTCTTAGATTTAACTTTATAGATTGCTTGAATGAAGTCTCTGATTGTTGGATTACCAGTTGCTGATGTATCAATAAATTGATCAACATCATAATTTTGAACAACCATTTTACCCAACACTCTTGAAGGTACGGTTGTTAAAATTCCTGTTTCATCTTTAAAGTTTTTAGCTTTTGATAAATCAATGTTGGCAGAAGCTTTAATTTCAGCAGTTTTATGATTATCCTTATCATCGTCTTGCTTACGTTCTGAAACTTGACGATTCATATTTTCAATCTTAACTTTTAAGAATTCACCATAAACTTGCGCTTCTCTTAGTACCACATCTGGAGTTAGTGTATGAGCATGAAGTTTAACAATACCATCATCTTGGTTATTGATTAATACCAATGAATCAACAACTTTTTCAATATCTTTTTTGAACTTAGATTCATTAAACTTCTTCTTAGTTTGGCTATCTTCAGCTTTTAGACCAACTTTTAATAAGAATTCTGTACAATACCCATGACCTTCTTCAACTAATTCTTGTTCAGCTTTTGAAGATAGAGCTTTTTTATTAGCAAACTCTTTATCATTGGCAATATTTGAGAAATCTTGAATTAGTTCAGCTTGCATTCCTTCTAAGAATGAAACTAAACCAAACCCACCAGAATCAACAACGCCAGCTGTTTTTAGTGCTGGTAACATTTTTGGTGTTTGTTCTAAAGCATTTTTAGCAGCATTGATGGCAATTTCAAACAATTGTTCAACGCTTTTAATTTCATCTTGCTTCTTCTTTAATTCTTCTGCTGTTAATCGAATTACAGTTAAAATTGTTCCTTCAACAGGAGATTGAATAACACTATAAGCAACTTCTTTAGCTTCTGTAAAACAATTAACTAGTTCTTTAATACCAACTTCATTGCTATCTGGTAATGATTTAACAAAACCCTTAATGATTTGCGAAAAAATCACCCCAGAATTACCACAAGCACTCATGAATAATCCTGTTGCAAACACTTTACCTAACTTATGAATACTACTAAAGTTGTTGTCAACAATACTATCAACACCACCCTTCATCGTAATCTTCATATTAGTGCCCGTATCACCATCAGGAACAGGGAAAACATTTAGGTTATTAATGTATTCATATCGAGTTGAAATTACATTATAACCTTCAATAAACATTGTTTGCAACTGTTTGGTGGTTAGTGAATCAGATGCCATAAATAAATATCTATCCTTTTATATCTTTGATTATAAGATTTATGAAATACGGATGATTATCATCCCATCTTGAAAGTTCATAATAAATCGTACTTTGTGCCATTAAGCAAATTTGGTACGGTCTTACATCGTTTTTGCAAACAACTAATATAGTAATTGTATCGTTATCAATAATGATATCTTCATCAGACAATTCACCAACAATTCCAGGAACTAATTTGATAACTTCTTTTAATCAACCTTTGATTAGTTGATCATTATACGTTGTTTTAGTTATTTCCATTTTATTTTCGTATTATTTTATCAAATTTATATTTTTTGTATAGCTACTAAAAAAATCCTTGATTTTTTAAATCTACTAAAAACCAAGCATCAGATTTGGTTTGATATTCGCAATTATCTAGGTATTTCAAAATAAAGTCATCATCATAATTCTTTAAGTCAAAGATGATTTTATAACTATGTAATAGTTGGTGTTTGTAATTATTTTGATTATTTTGATACTCTGGTTTTGAATACTTATAATCACCAACCACTGGGTGATTTAAGTATGATAAATGAGCTCTGATTTGGTGTGTTCTACCTGTAATTAATTCCACTTCTAATAATGAATAATTCAGTTTTTTGAAATAATACAAGGTTGAGTATTTGGTAATAATTGTCTTGTTATGATCGGTTTTATAATCCTGAATTTTTACCAACGATTTAGTTTCATCTTTATATAAATAAGCAGTTTGCGTTGCTTTTTTTGGTTTGATTTCACCATGAACTAAGCAGTGATAGAATTTTTTTAAATCACGATTTTTAATAATCTCATTTAATGCTTGTTGGGCTTTTAGATTTTTAGCAGCAATCATGATGCCTGTCGTATTTTGATCTAAACGATTCACAATACTTGCCACATAACTTTGGTTATTTAAATAATCATATTGGTTGGTAGTCACCAAATAATGCAGCACCCGATTTTGCATATTATCGTGGTGATTTTTATCATTAGTTTGTTGAGCTGGTATACCTAATGGTTTTTCAAAAATAATTAAATTTTCATCTTCAAAAATTAAATCTAATTCTGGTTTTGCTTCAAAGAAATTTGGCAACGCTTTTTTATCATCAGTTCTTTTAAAATCATAATAACTAATGACATCATTAAGTTTTAAGTAATAATCAAAATTAGCTCTTTTATTATTTATTAAGATGTCTTTTTTTCTTAACATCTTATAGATATTTGTTCTTTTATAATTCTTTAAAACTTTTAATAAGAACTTATCTAATCTGATGCAATCATCAACGGTTTTTATCTTAATGGTTTTTTTCATAACTTATTAAGTTCATATAAAATGATGCCCGTTGATGTTGCCACATTCAACGATTCAGCATACTTATTGTTGATGCTAATTTTAATAGTTTTAGTTGCAGCATTTAATAAGGTATCACTAATGCCATTACCTTCATTACCAAAAATAATGATATTACCTGATGCTTGATCAAATTCACTTACATCAATTGCATTAGGTTGATTGGCAGTGGCAATCAAACTTAAGCCTTTTTTATTGATTACTTCAATGAATTTATTAAGATCATGAATGATACTAATTTGGTTAGAAAAAATCGCACCAGCTGATGCACGTATTAATTTGGGATTATATAAATTAACTGAATGATTGATAAAAATCTTATTCAAATCAAAAGCAGCTGCGTTTCTTAGAATTGTGCCTAGATTGTTAGGATCTTGAATGTTATCTAAAAATAAGTAATTATATCGATCGCTTAATTCAAATGATTGGTGGTTTAATTGTTTAATTAAATAATAAAAATAACAATCCCCAGCTTGGGTGTTAATTTCTTTTAATTCTTGATTTAATTGATCACTAATTTCAATTCATTGAACTGGATGATCTTTTAATTTGGTTTTGATTTCATTAATAATTTTTTTATCAAAACTTTGCGTAACAAAAATTGTATGAGGTAATCAATTATTGTTTAAAGCAATTAAATTATTCTTAATCCCTCCAACACAAAAATAATCACTTAAATGTTTGTTATAACCATTTTTATAAGCAATTTTTAAATCTTTAAAAATTGGGTTATTCTTCGAAGTTATCTTATGAAAGTTGATCATTATCAATTGTTTTTAAATAATCATCAAGCACTTTAATTAATTTATAAAAATCCTGCTTGTTGTCTAAACTAAAACCACTGGCAAACTTATGACCACCACCATTAAACATAGCAGCAAAATGGTTAATTGGAATATCGTATGAACGGATTGAACCCTTTCATTTTTGTGATTGATCATCAAAATAAATTGCCGTTCAAATTTTTACACCATCAATATTATTCAAAGCATGAACCATCGTCATTGGTGATTTGATACCAAAGCGTTTGTGAGCACCTTTTCTGATTGCAATGTATGCTAAGCCGTTATTGGTAATTTTGGCGCGATTAACAACGTATGAATAATATTTGTGTTCTAAGATTGGTTTTAAATAAACAGCGTCATGCACTTCATTACGATTAAATCCAGTGGCTAGGATTTCTGCTGTCATTTTAAAGGTGCTTGGTGTTGTTGCTAAATATAAAAATCGACCAGTATCAGTAATAATTCCCGCATAAATATATTTGGCAATAATCGGTGTTAATTTAAAGCCCATTCACTTAATAAATCAACCAATCATCTCAGCTGTTGATGAATATGTTGGATCTACTCATTCAATTAAACCGATCGTTTCAGTTTTAGGGTGATGGTCAATCCGAATAATTTCTTTTACTAACTTATGTTGTCCAGTTAAAATCCGTTCAGCATTAGCAGTATCAAAAACAATTCCCAATGATTTTTCTAAAAATTCAATATCCACCTGGTGTTTTTCAAACGGAAATAAACTAGCACCCAATTCTGGGTCTAGTTTATATGTCCCTGCCACATAAACTTTTTTTTCAGGATAAATATTGTTAACTAATTCTTTAAAAGCAAATGCTGATCCTAAAGCATCAAAATCAGGTCGTTCATGAACGAAAAAAGTAAGGTGGTCAAATTCCTTAACCTTAGCTCAAATCTGATCATGCACTTCTAATTGTGGTCTCATGGTTGGTTTAAATCAAATATCTTTATGTCTTGATTAATTGAAGCATCAATCACGACATCTAAAAAATCTAGTGATGCTTCAATTTTGTTAATTGTCTCAATCTTAGGATTGGTAGTTGGTTTTTTAGGAGCATAAATTGAACATGCATCATCATAAGGTAAAATAGAAACTTCATAGGTTTTTATTTTTTTAGCATGATCAATTATTTGGTTTTTATCATAACACAATAAAGGGCGAAGCACTAATAAATCTTTAGTTGCATTCGAGATTGTTTTCATGCTGTTGATTGTTTGTGATGCTACTTGTCCTAGTGATTCACCCGTAGCAATGCAATCATAACCATATTTTTGCACAAGTTTTTCAGCAATCTTATAAAAAGCTCGACGCATTAAAGTGATACGGTAATTTTCATATTTTGAATGTGAAAGTTCTTTAAGAACATTACTAAAATTATGAATAAAAATTTTCGCATCATTAACTTCATTATGCTTGGATACAATTTGAGCTAATTTAACGGTTTTATCTAATGCTTTAGCACTTGTATGTGGTGGTGTGATGAATGTTAAATAATCAACATGCATACCTCTTTTGTATAAAAGATCACTAGCCACAGGTGAATCAATTCCGCCTGATAATAAAACTAAAACTTTACCAGATGATTTAATTGGCAATCCATTTGCGCCTTTATATCGTTGTAAATATAAAACAAATTGATCTTTAATAATGTCGATATAAATCTCGTTTGTTGGATCATTAAGATTAATTGAAATATTTTTATTTTTTAAACAATGACCTGCTAAGATTTTTTTAATACTTAAACTATCATGTGGATATGATTTATCTTTTCTTTTGATTTCAAAAGCAATTTGATCATTATCATTAGCTAATGCTAATACTTCGTTTTTTAAGATTTCAAGATCGTTAATTAATGTTTTAACAACACAAACATAATTAATCCCAGGGATCTTAACTAAGATTTTAACTAAATCATCCTGATCGCTTAATTGATAATCACTAATCTCTAAATGATCATATAATGACATCACTTTAAGATTGTATTGTTTGATTGCACTAATGATATTTTGTTTGAGTTGATTAATAAAATCAACACGATTGTTATTTTTTAATCACAATTCACCAAATTTAATGACAATCTTATGGTTATTTTGATTCATAAATCAACTTTAAATAATTCTGTTTTTTCTTAAAAATTCTAAATCAGCGTGACCAAATTTTGGACTGATTCCTGTTTTGATATGATCGTTGTATCATTTTTCAGCTTGATCAATATAAGGTTTAACATCAGCTGGATCAATTTGCATATCAACGATTTCAACAACCCTTTTGTTAATATCAAGTTTTTCTGGATATTTATAATCTTCTGGTCGTAAAAAAATGATGCCAAATCGACCATATTTTGCTTTTCTTAAATATAGATACAATGACAATTGCATTACATATTCTTTTTTAACCACTGGTTTTTGGTTTTCATCATATCATTCTTCATACTTAGCACGTTTTTGCTTAACAATCGGCATGCCATCATTATCTAGCATCATTCTTAATTCATCATTAACCGTTTTATAAACCAACTTATCAATTGATGAAGTTTTAATTTCTAGCATTGGATGGTTTTGATCATAAATAATTTGACCGTTCTCATCAACAGGTTCACCATCAGGAATTCCACCAAAGATCGGATTCTCCTTAAAAATATCATAACCAACTCTATTTGGTTCATAAGCTTTATAATTAACTTTGAATTTTTCAATGACAAAATCACGCACCTTGGGTTCAATTTGCACCCCTGCATTGGCTAATGTTGGATCCATACTTTCAGAATAAAGATTAACCATCTTTAATCATTCCATAAATGGCGAACTATAAGCATTCACTCCTAAAACAGTCGGAAACCTACTACCTGTGATTTTTTTAAACCTACTACCATAAGTTTTTTTATAGTTATCAGTTAAGATAATTTGATTGTCTTTGATAAAAAAACAATCTTTTAGATTGAGATCTTTTTTAAATGGCATATGTATTTATTAAAATTAATTATATAAAAACGATGTTTAATAAAAGATATGTCATTAATGATAGTTTAAGTATAAAAAAAATCGACATTAACCAAATTAATGGTTTGTATGATTATTTTTTAAAAGTAAAAAATTATCATTACATTGGATTAGATGAAAATAATTTTAATCTTGTTAGCTTAGAATCTTACATTCAAAATCAAGTATTGTTGTGATCTAAAAAACAAAGATATTGTTTTGTAATTTATCAAAATAATGTGATTGTTGGTTTCATTACGATTAATATTGATAAAAATAAGGGTAAGCTTAATTATTTATTGAATAGTGAAAATGATAGTTTATTTATTGATTTAATTAAATTCATTATCAAGATATCAAGATCAACTGATTTGAATTGAATTTATTTAGAAATTCATAAAGATAATCAAAAAACTAGCAATATTTTACGAGAAATTGGCTTATATCGTTTAGAACTTGTTGATCTGATTGAGATAAATATTTTAGAAAATCAATCAATGTTAGCATCTTATGATTATTGAGCTAAAAAAGTTTAAATCTTTTATAATATTTAAGGTATAAAACCAAACTGCGCCCATAGTTCAATCGGATAGAACATCTGACTTCGGATCAGACGGTTATGGGTTCAAGTCCTATTGGGCGCGCCATTAAGAACTAATAAACTAACTAAAACAAAAACCAGGGTTTTCCCTGGTTTTTTTATTTGTTTAAGTGGTTATTGTTGGTTATTTTATTCGGGTTGGTTGTTGCTTGAATCTGATTGGTTTTGAATTTCTTGCTTTTGATCAGGATTGTTTAATTCTTGAATTGGTTTAGGGAATTTAATATCTAGTTCTTGTCAATTCGGGATTTTTTCTAACATTTCTTTATCAAAGAAAAACTCATTAAATTGTTCTTCTAAATTGATTCTTTTCTCAACTTTATATGTTTTTTGAATTGACAAACGAATTGAACGAGCACACAAACCAGAAATTAAACAATTGATTAATAGAACAATGAATGGAGCTCAGTTAAATAATATCCTCAAGTCAGAATTAATATTTAAATCTAAAAAGGTTAATGAAAAGTGATCAAAAATTGGTAAATAAAAAGCAACCAAGTAAATTAAACTTATAAAAGTTCAAT
The Mycoplasma sp. E35C DNA segment above includes these coding regions:
- the rnc gene encoding ribonuclease III, encoding MENNKENTQKKPRKYIKKKRQFNGIKTKKNRDKKVDNSPREDRPVPRLFPMLSTSNKFLHQLGQTGRKHTYKPVPLNDPEYRKKMQELHAQEAKKIRVATTNKNDLKTNNKNKVRVTKKDSKFATDDKNKKRAGYYHRKRIKRNQYNNEQSPTNINVGYINPINSLIKKSYEVQKTNGLIGGALNSQTNNELNTNQDNKQFNRTNRVYKRKFTKNNNETPVDLNLNQNDANTISRVKRTYRLKPRGVAELRKDQNLITNNGIQDNLSDQSQQINEVKTVENNVVDLNEKNEKYTVKIDKNEDQSTVQVKPRRGRKPGSKNKTATVEIKDEIIADTPKYFDVPEAIQNEEVTIEIKDEAIQSNVVNKKKINAFRLDPENPSQDFYLNRFKKYVQMSETNSGDTKSDILKQKISNQSPTFVNKKVDRIFNNQQSITDQEIGKIANYIKDNYPVIYDDLKQDNLNEFNNKGIDEQEDVFYAKEEPDDINLLLKKFKITTDKTAIYEQALTHNSYSNERKLDYNYQRLEFLGDAIINKVVAEYLFNQADSTEGEMTKDRIKIIQSKTLIKAAKQLGLVDYVKVGFGVKSTALSPKILEDIFESFIGALYLDQGEYAVRKILQDTIIGYHSNGELIETIDYKSIFQEIIHSTGLNMKIYYDKRFDQENNLYSVNLYAGGIMYGQGTDINTHRAEIRAAKDAISKFHGLLKI
- the plsX gene encoding phosphate acyltransferase PlsX, producing the protein MFKIAVDCMGFENPVSEAVKAVIKYAKKHPDLFFVLVGDQNQIEPLIKNKKFLKYRIVHTTNFVTMHDSVFSAYRKKDSSMYLTIELLKNKEVDTIVSAGSSSAYVALTYNMINKIHEKVKVGFMSYVPTTTKKGFYFLDVGANKEFSGQELYYLAKMANTFIVNVLKYQPLVGLLNIGTEKLKGFDYHKEAHELLENDQSINFKGFVEPRGLIDGECDLLVSDGYSGNLVLKSLEGALKSVAKILKKNYKINPLGALFSANVIYQITKTFDYKNNAGAIVLGLKQLVLKTHGSADAKQFYSTIRLAHESLINNLIEKINQDLINFFELD
- a CDS encoding DAK2 domain-containing protein, encoding MASDSLTTKQLQTMFIEGYNVISTRYEYINNLNVFPVPDGDTGTNMKITMKGGVDSIVDNNFSSIHKLGKVFATGLFMSACGNSGVIFSQIIKGFVKSLPDSNEVGIKELVNCFTEAKEVAYSVIQSPVEGTILTVIRLTAEELKKKQDEIKSVEQLFEIAINAAKNALEQTPKMLPALKTAGVVDSGGFGLVSFLEGMQAELIQDFSNIANDKEFANKKALSSKAEQELVEEGHGYCTEFLLKVGLKAEDSQTKKKFNESKFKKDIEKVVDSLVLINNQDDGIVKLHAHTLTPDVVLREAQVYGEFLKVKIENMNRQVSERKQDDDKDNHKTAEIKASANIDLSKAKNFKDETGILTTVPSRVLGKMVVQNYDVDQFIDTSATGNPTIRDFIQAIYKVKSKNVIIVIDDTNLALAAKEAIAQIKKYINCELVICQNFIESLSAISGYMRADTLKNNIKVLNKIIKSTGSACISTSVKNIKYNWLNVKKDDFIGIINKKIVVSDRDIYKCLLDTVEKLIKEVKKPELVLIIHGKNTSSAEVRTIVKLISEKFGIYCEAINGSQKIYQYYVGVQ
- a CDS encoding RluA family pseudouridine synthase, translated to MKKTIKIKTVDDCIRLDKFLLKVLKNYKRTNIYKMLRKKDILINNKRANFDYYLKLNDVISYYDFKRTDDKKALPNFFEAKPELDLIFEDENLIIFEKPLGIPAQQTNDKNHHDNMQNRVLHYLVTTNQYDYLNNQSYVASIVNRLDQNTTGIMIAAKNLKAQQALNEIIKNRDLKKFYHCLVHGEIKPKKATQTAYLYKDETKSLVKIQDYKTDHNKTIITKYSTLYYFKKLNYSLLEVELITGRTHQIRAHLSYLNHPVVGDYKYSKPEYQNNQNNYKHQLLHSYKIIFDLKNYDDDFILKYLDNCEYQTKSDAWFLVDLKNQGFF
- a CDS encoding RNA methyltransferase, which gives rise to MINFHKITSKNNPIFKDLKIAYKNGYNKHLSDYFCVGGIKNNLIALNNNWLPHTIFVTQSFDKKIINEIKTKLKDHPVQWIEISDQLNQELKEINTQAGDCYFYYLIKQLNHQSFELSDRYNYLFLDNIQDPNNLGTILRNAAAFDLNKIFINHSVNLYNPKLIRASAGAIFSNQISIIHDLNKFIEVINKKGLSLIATANQPNAIDVSEFDQASGNIIIFGNEGNGISDTLLNAATKTIKISINNKYAESLNVATSTGIILYELNKLWKKPLR
- a CDS encoding bifunctional oligoribonuclease/PAP phosphatase NrnA; the encoded protein is MRPQLEVHDQIWAKVKEFDHLTFFVHERPDFDALGSAFAFKELVNNIYPEKKVYVAGTYKLDPELGASLFPFEKHQVDIEFLEKSLGIVFDTANAERILTGQHKLVKEIIRIDHHPKTETIGLIEWVDPTYSSTAEMIGWFIKWMGFKLTPIIAKYIYAGIITDTGRFLYLATTPSTFKMTAEILATGFNRNEVHDAVYLKPILEHKYYSYVVNRAKITNNGLAYIAIRKGAHKRFGIKSPMTMVHALNNIDGVKIWTAIYFDDQSQKWKGSIRSYDIPINHFAAMFNGGGHKFASGFSLDNKQDFYKLIKVLDDYLKTIDNDQLS
- the thiI gene encoding tRNA uracil 4-sulfurtransferase ThiI, with amino-acid sequence MNQNNHKIVIKFGELWLKNNNRVDFINQLKQNIISAIKQYNLKVMSLYDHLEISDYQLSDQDDLVKILVKIPGINYVCVVKTLINDLEILKNEVLALANDNDQIAFEIKRKDKSYPHDSLSIKKILAGHCLKNKNISINLNDPTNEIYIDIIKDQFVLYLQRYKGANGLPIKSSGKVLVLLSGGIDSPVASDLLYKRGMHVDYLTFITPPHTSAKALDKTVKLAQIVSKHNEVNDAKIFIHNFSNVLKELSHSKYENYRITLMRRAFYKIAEKLVQKYGYDCIATGESLGQVASQTINSMKTISNATKDLLVLRPLLCYDKNQIIDHAKKIKTYEVSILPYDDACSIYAPKKPTTNPKIETINKIEASLDFLDVVIDASINQDIKIFDLNQPWDHN
- a CDS encoding MPN551 family DNA-binding protein, yielding MPFKKDLNLKDCFFIKDNQIILTDNYKKTYGSRFKKITGSRFPTVLGVNAYSSPFMEWLKMVNLYSESMDPTLANAGVQIEPKVRDFVIEKFKVNYKAYEPNRVGYDIFKENPIFGGIPDGEPVDENGQIIYDQNHPMLEIKTSSIDKLVYKTVNDELRMMLDNDGMPIVKQKRAKYEEWYDENQKPVVKKEYVMQLSLYLYLRKAKYGRFGIIFLRPEDYKYPEKLDINKRVVEIVDMQIDPADVKPYIDQAEKWYNDHIKTGISPKFGHADLEFLRKNRII
- a CDS encoding GNAT family N-acetyltransferase, giving the protein MFNKRYVINDSLSIKKIDINQINGLYDYFLKVKNYHYIGLDENNFNLVSLESYIQNQVLLWSKKQRYCFVIYQNNVIVGFITINIDKNKGKLNYLLNSENDSLFIDLIKFIIKISRSTDLNWIYLEIHKDNQKTSNILREIGLYRLELVDLIEINILENQSMLASYDYWAKKV